From the Oryzias melastigma strain HK-1 unplaced genomic scaffold, ASM292280v2 sc00912, whole genome shotgun sequence genome, one window contains:
- the LOC112139281 gene encoding cell division control protein 42 homolog has product MQTIKCVVVGDGAVGKTCLLISYTTNKFPSEYVPTVFDNYAVTVMIGGEPYTLGLFDTAGQEDYDRLRPLSYPQTDVFLVCFSVVSPSSFENVREKWVPEISHHCPRTPFLLVGTQVDLRDDSNTLEKLAKNKQRALACESGEKLARELKAVKYVECSALTQVWREVAALALRQFY; this is encoded by the exons ATGCAGACCATAAAGTGTGTGGTGGTGGGAGACGGTGCAGTGGGGAAAACCTGCCTGCTCATCTCTTATACAACCAACAAGTTTCCCTCTGAATACGTGCCCACG GTTTTTGACAACTATGCTGTGACAGTGATGATCGGCGGGGAACCCTACACTCTAGGCCTTTTTGACACTGCAG GTCAGGAGGACTACGACAGACTGCGGCCGCTTAGCTACCCTCAGACAGACGTGTTCCTCGTCTGTTTCTCCGTAGTATCTCCTTCATCCTTTGAGAACGTCAGAGAAAAG TGGGTGCCAGAGATCTCTCATCACTGTCCACGGACGCCCTTCCTGCTGGTGGGGACTCAGGTGGATCTGAGAGACGACTCCAACACTCTGGAGAAGCTGGCGAAGAACAAGCAGCGAGCTCTGGCCTGTGAGAGCGGGGAGAAACTGGCTCGGGAGCTCAAAGCCGTCAAATACGTGGAGTGCTCAGCTCTCACTCAGGTATGGCGGGAAGTCGCAGCTTTAGCGTTGAGACAGTTTTATTAA